One Peromyscus leucopus breed LL Stock chromosome 14, UCI_PerLeu_2.1, whole genome shotgun sequence genomic window carries:
- the Srsf5 gene encoding serine/arginine-rich splicing factor 5 isoform X1 produces MSGCRVFIGRLNPAAREKDVERFFKGYGRIRDIDLKRGFGFVEFEDPRDADDAVYELDGKELCSERVTIEHARARSRGGRGRGRYSDRFSSRRPRNDRRNAPPVRTENRLIVENLSSRVSWQDLKDFMRQAGEVTFADAHRPKLNEGVVEFASYGDLKNAIEKLSGKEINGRKIKLIEGSKRHSRSRSRSRSRTRSSSRSRSRSRSRRSKSYSRSRSRSRSRSKSRSGSRSPVPEKSQKRGSSSRSKSPASVDRQRSRSRSRSRSVDSGN; encoded by the exons ATGAGTGGCTGTCGAGTGTTCATCGGGAGACTAAATCCAGCAGCGAGGGAGAAGGATGTGGAAAGATTCTTCAAGGGTTATGGACGGATCAGAGACATTGATCTGAAAAGAGGTTTTGGGTTTGTG GAATTTGAGGACCCCAGGGATGCAGATGATGCTGTTTATGAACTTGATGGAAAAGAACTTTGCAGTGAAAG AGTTACAATTGAACATGCCCGTGCTCGATCTCGAGGTGGGCGAGGAAGAGGACGATACTCTGACCGTTTTAGTAGTCGAAGACCAAGAAATGATAGACG aAATGCTCCACCTGTAAGAACAGAAAATCGACTTATAGTTGAGAATTTATCCTCAAGAGTCAGCTGGCAG GATCTCAAAGATTTCATGAGACAAGCTGGGGAAGTAACCTTTGCGGATGCACATCGGCCTAAACTAAATGAAGG GGTAGTTGAGTTTGCCTCTTATGGTGACTTAAAGAATGCTATTGAAAAGCTTTCTGGAAAGGAAATTAACGggagaaaaatcaaattaattgaAGGAAGCAAAAGGCACAG CAGGTCAAGAAGCAGGTCACGATCTCGGACCAGGAGTTCCTCTAGGTCCCGGAGCCGATCTCGTTCCCGTAGGAGCAAGTCTTACAGCCGCTCAAGGAGCAGGAGCCGGAGCCGGAGCAAGTCTCGTTCTGGTAGTAGATCTCCTGTGCCTGAGAAGAGCCAGAAACGTGGTTCTTCAAGTAGATCTAAGTCTCCAGCATCTGTGGATCGCCAGAGGTCCCGATCTCGGTCTAGGTCCAGATCAGTTGACAGTGGCAATTAA
- the LOC114698892 gene encoding eukaryotic translation initiation factor 2 subunit 2-like: MLSSKSEAEVSGYFFFSQTEETQPSETKEVEPEPAEDKDVEADEEDSKKKDASDDLDDLNFFNQKKKKKKTKKIFDIDEAEEGVKDLKIESDAQEPAEPEDDLDIMLGNKKKKKKNVKFPDEDEILEKDEALEDEDSKKDDGISFSNQTGPAWAGSERDYTYEELLNRVFNIMREKNPDMVAGEKRKFVMKPPQVVRVGTKKTSFVNFTDICKLLHRQPKHLLAFLLAELGTSGSIDGNNQLVIKGRFQQKQIENVLRRYIKEYVTCHTCRSPDTILQKDTRLYFLQCETCHSRCSVASIKTGFQAVTASEHSSVQS, translated from the coding sequence ATGTTGAGTTCTAAGTCTGAAGCTGAAGtgtctggctatttttttttctcccagacaGAAGAAACCCAGCCTTCAGAAACAAAAGAAGTGGAGCCAGAACCAGCTGAAGACAAAGATGTGGAAGCTGATGAAGAGGACAGTAAGAAAAAGGATGCTTCTGATGACTTAGATGACTTGAACTtctttaatcaaaagaaaaagaagaaaaaaacaaaaaagatatttgaTATTGATGAAGCTGAAGAAGGTGTAAAGGATCTTAAGATTGAAAGTGATGCTCAAGAGCCAGCTGAGCCAGAGGATGACCTGGATATTATGCTTggcaataaaaagaagaaaaagaagaatgtcAAATTCCCAGATGAAGATGAAATACTAGAAAAAGATGAAGCTTTAGAAGATGAAGACAGCAAAAAAGATGATGGCATTTCATTCAGTAACCAGACTGGGCCTGCTTGGGCAGGCTCAGAAAGAGACTACACATATGAGGAGTTGCTGAACCGAGTGTTCAACATCATGAGAGAAAAGAATCCAGATATGGTtgctggagagaagaggaaatttGTTATGAAACCTCCACAAGTTGTCCGAGTAGGAACCAAGAAAACTTCTTTTGTCAATTTTACAGATATCTGTAAACTATTACATCGTCAACCCAAACATCTCCTTGCATTTTTATTGGCAGAATTGGGTACAAGTGGTTCTATAGATGGTAATAACCAACTTGTAATCAAAGGAAGATTCCaacagaaacagatagaaaatgtcTTGAGAAGATATATCAAGGAATACGTTACTTGTCACACATGCCGATCACCGGACACGATCCTACAGAAGGACACCCGACTGTATTTCTTACAGTGTGAAACTTGTCATTCTCGATGCTCTGTTGCCAGTATCAAAACTGGCTTCCAGGCTGTCACGGCAAGCGAGCACAGCTCCGTGCAAAGCTAA
- the Srsf5 gene encoding serine/arginine-rich splicing factor 5 isoform X2, with amino-acid sequence MSGCRVFIGRLNPAAREKDVERFFKGYGRIRDIDLKRGFGFVEFEDPRDADDAVYELDGKELCSERVTIEHARARSRGGRGRGRYSDRFSSRRPRNDRRNAPPVRTENRLIVENLSSRVSWQDLKDFMRQAGEVTFADAHRPKLNEGVVEFASYGDLKNAIEKLSGKEINGRKIKLIEGSKRHRSRSRSRSRTRSSSRSRSRSRSRRSKSYSRSRSRSRSRSKSRSGSRSPVPEKSQKRGSSSRSKSPASVDRQRSRSRSRSRSVDSGN; translated from the exons ATGAGTGGCTGTCGAGTGTTCATCGGGAGACTAAATCCAGCAGCGAGGGAGAAGGATGTGGAAAGATTCTTCAAGGGTTATGGACGGATCAGAGACATTGATCTGAAAAGAGGTTTTGGGTTTGTG GAATTTGAGGACCCCAGGGATGCAGATGATGCTGTTTATGAACTTGATGGAAAAGAACTTTGCAGTGAAAG AGTTACAATTGAACATGCCCGTGCTCGATCTCGAGGTGGGCGAGGAAGAGGACGATACTCTGACCGTTTTAGTAGTCGAAGACCAAGAAATGATAGACG aAATGCTCCACCTGTAAGAACAGAAAATCGACTTATAGTTGAGAATTTATCCTCAAGAGTCAGCTGGCAG GATCTCAAAGATTTCATGAGACAAGCTGGGGAAGTAACCTTTGCGGATGCACATCGGCCTAAACTAAATGAAGG GGTAGTTGAGTTTGCCTCTTATGGTGACTTAAAGAATGCTATTGAAAAGCTTTCTGGAAAGGAAATTAACGggagaaaaatcaaattaattgaAGGAAGCAAAAGGCACAG GTCAAGAAGCAGGTCACGATCTCGGACCAGGAGTTCCTCTAGGTCCCGGAGCCGATCTCGTTCCCGTAGGAGCAAGTCTTACAGCCGCTCAAGGAGCAGGAGCCGGAGCCGGAGCAAGTCTCGTTCTGGTAGTAGATCTCCTGTGCCTGAGAAGAGCCAGAAACGTGGTTCTTCAAGTAGATCTAAGTCTCCAGCATCTGTGGATCGCCAGAGGTCCCGATCTCGGTCTAGGTCCAGATCAGTTGACAGTGGCAATTAA
- the Slc10a1 gene encoding sodium/bile acid cotransporter — translation MEVHNVSAPFNFSLPPGFGRRPTDKALSVILVLMLLFVMFSLGCTMEFSKIKAHLWKPKGVIIAMLSQYGIMPLTAFVLGKVFRLNTVEALAILICGCSPGGNLSNLFTLAVKGDMNLSIVMTTCSTFTALGMMPLLLYVYTRGIYDGDLKDKVPYKGIMISLVMVLIPCSIGILLKTKRPRYVPYIIKGGMITTFFLSVAVTVLSVINVGNSIVFAMTPPLLATSSLMPFSGFLLGYVLSAVFQLNPRCRRTISMETGFQNIQLCSTILNVTFPPEVIGPLFFFPLLYMIFQLAEGILFIVVFRCYEKIKPPKDKTKVIYKAAATEDASPALEKGTHNGNVPSTQQPSPSHNGLDSDQVKN, via the exons ATGGAAGTGCACAATGTATCAGCCCCCTTCAATTTCTCGCTGCCACCTGGCTTTGGCCGCCGCCCCACAGACAAGGCGCTGAGTGTCATCTTGGTGTTAATGCTGCTATTCGTCATGTTCTCACTGGGCTGCACCATGGAGTTCAGCAAGATCAAGGCTCACCTGTGGAAGCCCAAAGGGGTGATCATCGCCATGTTGTCCCAGTATGGCATCATGCCCCTCACTGCCTTTGTCCTGGGCAAGGTCTTCAGGCTGAACACAGTTGAGGCACTGGCCATCCTCATCTGTGGCTGCTCTCCTGGAGGGAACCTGTCTAACCTCTTCACCTTGGCCGTGAAGGGGGACATGAACCTCAG CATTGTGATGACCACCTGCTCCACCTTCACAGCCTTGGGCATGATGCCTCTCCTCTTGTACGTCTACACCAGAGGGATCTATGATGGAGATCTTAAGGACAAGGTGCCCTATAAGGGCATTATGATATCACTGGTCATGGTTCTCATTCCTTGCAGCATAGGAATCTTACTCAAGACCAAAAGGCCACGATATGTTCCCTACATCATCAAG GGAGGAATGATCACCACTTTCTTCCTCAGCGTGGCTGTCACAGTCCTCTCTGTCATCAATGTGGGCAATAGCATCGTGTTCGCCATGACACCACCATTACTGGCCACCTCCTCCCTGATGCCTTTCAGTGGCTTCCTGCTGGGCTATGTTCTCTCTGCTGTCTTCCAGCTCAATCCAAG GTGCAGGCGCACCATCAGCATGGAAACAGGATTCCAAAACATTCAACTCTGTTCTACCATCCTCAACGTGACCTTCCCCCCTGAAGTCATTGGACCActgttcttctttcctcttctctacaTGATTTTCCAACTTGCAGAAGGAATTCTCTTCATTGTTGTCTTCCGGTGCTATGAGAAAATCAAGCCTCCCAAGG ACAAAACGAAAGTCATCTACAAGGCTGCTGCAACTGAAGATGCTAGTCCAGCTCTGGAAAAAGGCACCCACaatggcaatgttccttctacaCAACAACCTAGCCCTTCCCACAATGGACTGGATTCTGATCAGGTGAAAAATTAG